From one Crocosphaera sp. UHCC 0190 genomic stretch:
- the sixA gene encoding phosphohistidine phosphatase SixA, with protein MTQLYLIRHGIAVERENDMDDKTRPLTEIGREKTLKVAQRLRAMGINFDLILTSPLVRARQTAEILQTMGLSDKLEEFSFLAPGGNIDSWTNWWTNSYYNKPESCLALVGHQPDLGDWAEILVWGDNYGKLLLKKAGIIGINLPDQTSPIGQGELFLLTAPKWLL; from the coding sequence ATGACACAACTTTATTTAATTCGTCATGGCATTGCGGTTGAACGAGAAAACGATATGGATGATAAAACCCGTCCTTTAACGGAAATTGGGCGGGAAAAGACCCTAAAAGTTGCTCAACGGTTACGAGCAATGGGAATTAATTTTGATCTTATTTTAACAAGTCCTTTGGTCAGAGCGCGTCAAACGGCTGAAATTTTACAAACGATGGGTTTAAGTGACAAATTAGAAGAATTTAGCTTTCTTGCACCTGGGGGAAACATTGATTCTTGGACCAATTGGTGGACAAATTCCTATTATAATAAACCTGAAAGTTGTCTCGCTTTAGTCGGGCATCAACCCGATTTAGGAGATTGGGCAGAGATCTTAGTTTGGGGCGATAATTATGGGAAATTATTGCTTAAAAAAGCGGGAATTATTGGGATTAATTTACCCGATCAAACATCACCAATTGGTCAGGGAGAATTGTTTTTATTAACCGCTCCTAAATGGTTACTTTAA
- a CDS encoding response regulator transcription factor: MSETATILLVDDEPGVRESVQAYLEYSGDLKVDVASNATEAWEQLEKAIPDLIISDVMMPQINGYQFLEKLRNDLRFQAIPVVFLTARGMTSDRIQGYHTGCDAYLSKPFDPEELEAIVKNLLERRKVNIQANSESAKLEEIAQEIRELKEKLGQQPHLITTPPPMKIDLTPREQSVLDLVAEGLMNKEIAARLNTSVRNVEKYVSRLFSKTGTNSRTELVRFALKHGLTE, encoded by the coding sequence ATGTCTGAGACTGCTACAATTTTACTGGTTGATGATGAACCTGGGGTGCGTGAATCTGTACAAGCTTATTTAGAGTACAGTGGAGACTTAAAGGTTGACGTAGCAAGTAATGCAACGGAAGCATGGGAACAGCTTGAAAAAGCAATTCCTGATTTAATTATTTCTGATGTTATGATGCCCCAAATAAACGGCTATCAATTTTTAGAAAAACTGCGAAATGATCTCCGTTTTCAAGCAATTCCTGTGGTTTTTCTAACAGCAAGGGGCATGACATCAGATCGTATTCAAGGTTATCATACCGGATGTGATGCCTATTTATCAAAACCCTTTGATCCCGAAGAATTAGAAGCAATTGTTAAAAATTTATTAGAACGCCGTAAAGTCAATATTCAAGCTAATAGTGAGTCAGCAAAATTAGAAGAAATCGCCCAAGAAATCCGAGAATTAAAGGAAAAACTTGGACAACAACCTCACTTAATTACAACCCCACCCCCGATGAAAATTGATTTAACTCCGAGGGAACAAAGTGTGTTAGATTTGGTGGCAGAAGGGTTAATGAATAAAGAAATTGCTGCCCGGTTAAATACAAGCGTCAGAAATGTTGAAAAATATGTTAGTCGTTTGTTTAGTAAAACTGGAACGAATAGCCGCACTGAATTAGTTCGTTTTGCACTGAAACATGGACTAACTGAATAA
- a CDS encoding YkvA family protein, producing MKFPLQFIYDWYRGAIRHPQYRWWVILGTLVYFISPLDISPDIFPIAGQLDDFVLVTLLMTEIFQMIIERFQNNPEITVEESPEGETIEVKAVSIDES from the coding sequence ATGAAATTTCCGCTACAATTTATTTATGATTGGTATCGTGGTGCAATTCGTCACCCTCAATATCGCTGGTGGGTAATTTTAGGCACATTAGTTTACTTTATTAGTCCCCTTGATATTTCTCCTGATATCTTTCCTATCGCGGGACAACTTGATGATTTTGTTCTCGTTACTCTATTGATGACTGAAATTTTTCAAATGATTATTGAACGATTTCAAAACAATCCTGAAATAACCGTGGAAGAATCTCCTGAAGGAGAAACAATAGAAGTTAAAGCAGTTTCTATTGATGAATCCTAA
- the ccsB gene encoding c-type cytochrome biogenesis protein CcsB: MDLISLQNFLDNSSFLILFLTMLIYWSGAAFPRLTWLPPLGTAGVAIANLSMATLLGARWIEGGYFPLSNLYESLFFLAWGITAVHLLAEKMSRSPLVGVVTTPVAMGITAFAALSLPTEMQHSEPLVPALKSNWLMMHVSVMMLSYATLMVGAVLAIAFLIVTRGQNVELKGSSVGTGGYRDKLGRQLLNNNHKNPTVTVAESNGSGGTAVLNAVAASTLTTNEVILSPQRLSLADTLDNISYRIIGLGFPLLTIGIIAGGVWANEAWGSYWSWDPKETWALITWLVFAAYLHARITKGWQGRKPAILAASGFIVVWVCYLGVNLLGKGLHSYGWFF, translated from the coding sequence ATGGATTTAATCAGCTTACAAAATTTCCTCGATAACAGTTCATTCTTAATCCTATTCCTGACCATGCTTATTTATTGGTCAGGGGCAGCCTTTCCTCGTTTAACCTGGTTGCCTCCCCTGGGAACTGCTGGAGTAGCGATCGCTAATTTATCCATGGCCACCCTATTAGGGGCCCGTTGGATAGAAGGGGGCTATTTTCCCTTAAGTAACCTCTATGAGTCCCTATTTTTCTTGGCTTGGGGGATAACAGCCGTTCATCTCCTGGCCGAAAAAATGAGTCGCAGTCCCTTAGTGGGTGTGGTCACAACCCCTGTAGCGATGGGAATTACGGCTTTTGCGGCCTTATCTTTGCCCACGGAAATGCAGCATTCTGAACCCTTAGTTCCTGCCCTTAAGTCTAACTGGTTAATGATGCACGTTAGCGTGATGATGCTCAGTTATGCAACTTTGATGGTAGGGGCAGTATTAGCGATCGCTTTTTTGATCGTTACTCGTGGTCAAAATGTGGAACTCAAAGGGAGTTCCGTGGGAACGGGAGGTTATCGGGATAAATTAGGGCGACAACTGCTTAATAATAACCACAAAAACCCCACTGTTACCGTAGCTGAAAGCAATGGCAGTGGCGGGACAGCCGTGTTAAATGCGGTTGCTGCTTCAACCTTGACCACTAATGAAGTTATTCTTTCGCCCCAACGTCTTAGTTTAGCTGATACCTTGGATAATATTAGTTATCGCATCATTGGGTTAGGGTTTCCCTTATTAACTATTGGTATCATTGCGGGAGGAGTTTGGGCCAATGAAGCTTGGGGATCTTATTGGAGTTGGGACCCCAAAGAAACCTGGGCCTTAATTACTTGGTTAGTATTTGCTGCTTATCTTCATGCCCGTATTACTAAAGGTTGGCAAGGAAGAAAACCTGCTATTTTAGCCGCGAGTGGGTTTATTGTGGTTTGGGTTTGTTATTTAGGAGTGAATTTATTGGGTAAGGGTTTACATTCTTACGGGTGGTTTTTTTAG
- a CDS encoding glycogen/starch/alpha-glucan phosphorylase, whose protein sequence is MINTTPVQIEDDRTGLEISTLRRALLDNLFYIQGKFPEIASKNDFYMALAYTVRDRLLQRWLNTIQTAMKKEVKKVCYLSAEFLVGPHLENNLINLGITEQVTQAITESGLNLKELIETEEEPGLGNGGLGRLAACYMDSLSSLEVPAIGYGIRYEFGIFDQEIRDGWQVEITDKWLQYGNPWEIARPEASVTVNFGGQTEPYTDDQGNYRVRWVPGYVVKGIPYDTPIVGYKVNTVNTLRLWRSEACESFDFQRFNVGDYYGAVDDKVLSENISKVLYPNDEPIQGKKLRLEQQYFFVSCSLQDMIRIHLNDNPNLDNFQEQWAVQLNDTHPSIGVAELMRLLVDVYHYEWEKAWSITQNTFGYTNHTLLPEALEKWSLALFGNLLPRLLEIIYEINQRFLERVRIKFPNDDYKLSSLSIIDESGNKYVRMANLACVGSHHINGVAELHSELLKETVLHDFYQLFPEKFTNVTNGVTPRRWIVQSNPRLTELINSKIGENWIKNLQELRYLEGCADDGGFRWAWHEAKHAIKQDLANYIHQKLGIIVNPASLFDVQVKRIHEYKRQHLNVLHIITLYNRLKQNPSLDIPPRTFIFGGKAAPGYFMAKRIIKLITAVGDVVNNDPDIGDRLKVIFLPDYNVTFGQRVYPAADLSEQISTAGKEASGTGNMKFSLNGALTIGTLDGANVEIRQEVGEENFFLFGLTTPEVLETKAQGYYPRGYYDSNPELKGVLDLISSGFFSRGDTELFKPIVDNLLYDDPYLLLADYQSYVECQEKVSQAYKDSEYWSRMSILNVARMGKFSSDRSIQEYCERIWNVKAVPVELKNYVQAEAQLNLSNGF, encoded by the coding sequence ATGATTAATACAACACCCGTTCAAATTGAAGATGATCGTACAGGTTTAGAAATTTCTACCTTACGACGTGCCTTATTAGATAATCTTTTTTATATTCAAGGGAAATTCCCGGAAATTGCCAGCAAAAATGACTTTTATATGGCTTTAGCTTATACGGTGCGAGATCGTCTTTTACAACGGTGGTTAAATACGATTCAAACCGCCATGAAAAAAGAAGTCAAAAAGGTTTGTTATCTATCTGCTGAATTTTTAGTTGGCCCTCACTTAGAAAATAATTTAATCAATTTAGGCATTACAGAACAAGTTACTCAAGCTATTACAGAATCGGGTTTAAACCTGAAAGAATTGATTGAAACCGAAGAAGAACCAGGATTAGGCAATGGTGGTTTAGGCCGTTTAGCTGCCTGTTATATGGACTCTTTATCGAGTTTAGAAGTCCCTGCCATTGGTTATGGAATTCGCTATGAATTTGGCATTTTTGACCAAGAAATTCGGGACGGTTGGCAAGTAGAAATTACCGATAAATGGTTACAATATGGAAACCCTTGGGAAATTGCCCGTCCTGAAGCTTCTGTTACGGTTAATTTTGGGGGTCAGACAGAACCTTATACTGATGATCAAGGAAATTATCGGGTGCGTTGGGTTCCTGGTTATGTCGTCAAAGGAATTCCCTATGATACTCCTATTGTTGGCTATAAAGTTAATACGGTCAATACCTTACGATTATGGCGTTCTGAAGCTTGTGAATCTTTTGATTTTCAACGCTTTAATGTAGGAGACTATTATGGTGCAGTAGATGATAAAGTTCTCTCGGAAAATATCAGTAAAGTTCTTTATCCCAATGATGAACCGATTCAAGGGAAAAAATTGCGACTTGAACAACAATATTTCTTCGTTTCTTGTTCTCTTCAAGATATGATTCGGATTCATCTTAATGATAATCCTAATTTAGATAATTTCCAGGAACAATGGGCAGTCCAACTCAATGATACTCATCCTTCTATTGGGGTAGCTGAGTTAATGCGTTTATTGGTGGATGTTTATCATTATGAATGGGAAAAAGCTTGGAGTATTACACAAAATACTTTTGGTTATACCAATCATACATTATTACCTGAAGCTTTAGAAAAATGGTCCCTCGCTCTTTTTGGTAATTTGTTACCTCGTCTTTTAGAAATTATCTATGAAATTAATCAGCGTTTCTTAGAGCGAGTTCGCATTAAATTCCCCAATGATGATTACAAACTTTCTAGCCTTTCTATTATTGATGAAAGTGGGAATAAATATGTGAGAATGGCTAACTTAGCTTGTGTGGGTTCCCATCATATTAATGGGGTAGCTGAGTTACATTCAGAATTACTCAAAGAAACAGTTTTACATGACTTTTATCAACTGTTTCCCGAAAAATTTACGAATGTTACTAATGGCGTAACCCCTCGTCGTTGGATTGTCCAAAGTAACCCTCGGTTGACTGAATTAATTAACTCAAAAATTGGGGAGAATTGGATTAAGAATTTACAAGAATTACGTTACTTAGAAGGGTGTGCTGATGATGGGGGTTTTCGTTGGGCGTGGCACGAAGCTAAACACGCTATTAAACAAGATTTAGCCAATTATATTCACCAAAAATTGGGCATAATTGTTAACCCAGCTTCCTTATTTGATGTGCAAGTTAAGCGCATTCATGAATATAAACGGCAGCATCTCAATGTGTTACATATTATTACCCTTTATAACCGTCTCAAACAAAATCCCAGTTTAGATATTCCTCCCCGTACCTTTATTTTTGGTGGAAAAGCTGCCCCTGGATATTTCATGGCCAAGCGCATTATTAAGTTAATTACAGCAGTGGGAGATGTGGTAAATAATGATCCCGATATCGGCGATCGCTTGAAGGTTATTTTCTTGCCTGATTACAATGTAACCTTTGGTCAAAGAGTTTATCCAGCGGCGGATTTATCGGAACAAATTTCCACTGCAGGTAAGGAAGCATCAGGCACCGGAAACATGAAATTTTCCCTTAATGGTGCCTTGACTATCGGTACTTTAGATGGGGCGAATGTAGAAATTCGTCAGGAAGTGGGAGAAGAAAATTTCTTCTTATTTGGGTTAACAACCCCAGAGGTTTTAGAAACTAAAGCCCAAGGTTATTATCCTCGCGGTTATTATGATTCTAATCCCGAACTAAAAGGAGTTTTGGACTTAATTAGTTCTGGTTTCTTTTCTCGTGGTGATACAGAATTATTTAAGCCCATTGTGGATAATTTACTCTACGATGATCCCTATCTTTTGTTAGCTGACTATCAATCTTATGTTGAATGTCAAGAAAAGGTATCTCAAGCTTACAAAGATTCTGAATATTGGAGTCGGATGTCCATTTTAAATGTGGCAAGAATGGGTAAATTTTCCAGCGATCGCTCGATTCAAGAATATTGTGAACGTATTTGGAATGTCAAAGCTGTTCCCGTTGAATTGAAAAATTATGTGCAAGCTGAAGCCCAATTAAATCTGAGTAATGGGTTTTAA
- a CDS encoding nuclear transport factor 2 family protein has protein sequence MNNLEVVQQLYQWFSQKQFDQIRTILSSDIEWIQNEGFPGGSIHYGIEEVLSGVLTNFKKDWKQWNAVVKEWFDSGHAIICLGYYEGIHKKTGKLMKADFAHVYWLKDLKIYKFQQFTDTLMIQRATEQ, from the coding sequence ATGAATAATTTAGAAGTCGTTCAACAATTATATCAATGGTTTAGTCAAAAACAATTTGACCAAATTCGCACTATTTTAAGTTCAGATATTGAATGGATTCAAAATGAAGGTTTTCCTGGGGGGAGTATTCATTATGGCATTGAGGAAGTTTTGAGTGGAGTTCTTACTAATTTTAAGAAAGATTGGAAGCAATGGAATGCTGTAGTTAAAGAGTGGTTTGATTCAGGTCATGCGATTATTTGCCTGGGATATTATGAAGGAATTCACAAAAAAACAGGTAAATTAATGAAAGCAGATTTTGCCCATGTTTATTGGTTAAAAGACTTGAAAATTTATAAATTTCAGCAATTTACAGATACACTGATGATTCAACGCGCAACGGAACAATAA
- a CDS encoding ubiquinol-cytochrome c reductase iron-sulfur subunit, with translation MMNRREFINWVGVGAIASFLPVAIAACSSKTKSSGKSEFQAVGTVTELKEKGQILNEKLPGGAVLVVENGTGLMAVNPTCTHGGCTVNWEADNKIFACPCHGSKFAADGQVLHGPAKDPLSTYESKLEGDQILIKAKA, from the coding sequence ATGATGAACCGTCGTGAATTTATCAATTGGGTTGGAGTGGGAGCTATTGCCAGTTTTCTCCCTGTGGCGATCGCGGCCTGTTCTTCTAAAACAAAATCCTCTGGAAAAAGCGAATTTCAAGCGGTTGGGACTGTGACCGAATTAAAAGAAAAAGGTCAAATTCTCAACGAAAAATTGCCTGGTGGTGCCGTTTTGGTTGTGGAGAATGGGACTGGACTAATGGCAGTTAATCCCACCTGTACTCATGGGGGATGTACAGTAAATTGGGAAGCTGATAACAAAATTTTTGCTTGTCCCTGTCATGGGTCTAAATTTGCGGCAGATGGTCAGGTACTCCACGGGCCGGCGAAAGATCCCCTTAGTACCTATGAGTCTAAGCTAGAAGGGGATCAGATTTTAATTAAAGCCAAGGCTTAA
- a CDS encoding DUF29 domain-containing protein: protein MTIPITSTKILYEQDYCKWIQTTIEKLKIRQIEGIDWANLIEELTAMGRSEKKALLSNLRILLMHLLKWKYQPSKRTNSWDFTIAEHRNRLEDDFKTSPSLKPYFLESLDECYEKAIKLAAKETGLSLDTFPVTCPFTSEQILNSDYLPE, encoded by the coding sequence ATGACTATACCTATCACTTCAACCAAAATTTTGTATGAGCAAGATTATTGTAAATGGATTCAGACAACAATTGAAAAACTCAAAATAAGACAAATAGAAGGGATTGATTGGGCTAATTTAATTGAAGAATTAACGGCCATGGGAAGGAGTGAAAAAAAAGCTCTATTGAGCAATTTAAGAATTTTATTAATGCACCTTCTCAAATGGAAATATCAACCATCTAAACGAACTAATAGCTGGGATTTTACCATTGCTGAACATCGAAACCGTCTTGAAGATGATTTCAAAACCAGTCCTAGTCTTAAACCTTATTTTTTAGAATCTCTCGATGAATGTTATGAAAAAGCGATAAAATTAGCAGCAAAAGAAACTGGATTATCTTTAGATACTTTTCCTGTTACTTGTCCCTTTACCTCTGAACAAATATTAAATTCAGATTATTTACCAGAATAA
- a CDS encoding phosphoadenylyl-sulfate reductase: protein MPQSNLHLVNSHVDNHPVSEHRHNTNFYQPQKPDLSLEEVNQTLKNANAQQLVEWAADTFGEGLVMSTSFGIQAAVMLHLVTQVIPNIPVIWVDTGYLPAETYQFAQELTERLNLNLKVYQSSLTPARMEALHGKLWSQQDVESLNRYDLIRKVEPMQRALKELKATAWLAGLRSDQTNHRKSLDKVAQQGEYYKVHPILTWNSRDIYHYLTAYDLPYHPYFDKGYVSVGDWHSSRPVMAGDENERDSRFHGLKQECGLHLPLTPEAAQSLDSSTL from the coding sequence ATGCCCCAATCCAATCTACATCTCGTCAACTCCCATGTAGATAACCATCCGGTTTCTGAGCATCGCCACAATACAAATTTTTATCAACCCCAGAAACCCGATTTATCCTTAGAAGAAGTCAACCAAACCCTAAAAAATGCTAATGCTCAACAGTTGGTAGAATGGGCAGCAGACACCTTTGGGGAAGGATTGGTGATGAGTACCAGTTTTGGTATTCAGGCCGCCGTTATGCTTCATTTAGTTACCCAAGTGATTCCTAATATTCCCGTAATTTGGGTGGATACGGGCTATCTTCCTGCTGAAACCTATCAGTTTGCTCAAGAATTAACCGAACGCCTCAACCTCAATTTAAAAGTTTATCAATCTTCCCTCACCCCCGCACGGATGGAGGCCCTTCATGGTAAACTCTGGAGTCAACAAGATGTTGAGTCACTTAACCGCTATGATTTGATTCGTAAAGTAGAACCGATGCAACGGGCCTTAAAAGAACTCAAGGCAACTGCTTGGTTAGCGGGCCTCCGCAGTGACCAAACCAATCATCGAAAATCCTTGGATAAAGTCGCTCAACAGGGAGAATACTACAAGGTTCATCCAATTTTAACCTGGAATTCCCGCGATATTTACCATTATTTAACGGCTTATGACCTTCCCTATCATCCTTATTTTGACAAAGGTTATGTGTCAGTGGGTGATTGGCATTCGAGTCGTCCCGTGATGGCCGGAGATGAAAATGAACGGGATAGCCGTTTTCATGGTCTTAAACAAGAATGTGGCTTGCATTTACCCCTCACCCCAGAAGCAGCCCAAAGTCTTGATTCTAGTACCCTTTAA
- a CDS encoding Uma2 family endonuclease, whose amino-acid sequence MLLELKRLDIPPGQKIWLRDVNWEEFEQILEELGEHRGSRIAYHYHILEIMTPLPEHESNKEIIGDLIKALLEQLEIEFYPLGSTTFKNQQMQQGIEPDNCFYIANEAQVRGKNRLDLTVDPPPDLALEIDITSRTHQDIYATLGVPELWRFESGKLEINVLDKGSYQQVEFSPTFPNLAIREIIPQYLKQVKIEGRNKTMKAFRNWLKEELIKL is encoded by the coding sequence ATGTTATTAGAGTTAAAACGGTTGGATATTCCCCCAGGACAAAAAATCTGGTTAAGGGATGTAAATTGGGAAGAATTTGAACAAATTCTCGAAGAATTAGGAGAACATCGAGGGTCAAGAATTGCTTATCATTATCATATTTTAGAAATTATGACTCCTTTACCAGAACATGAAAGCAATAAAGAAATTATTGGAGATTTAATTAAAGCCCTTTTAGAACAGTTAGAAATTGAGTTTTATCCCCTCGGTTCAACAACATTTAAAAATCAACAGATGCAGCAAGGAATTGAGCCAGATAATTGTTTTTATATTGCAAATGAAGCTCAAGTTAGAGGAAAAAATAGGCTTGATTTAACAGTAGATCCGCCTCCTGATTTAGCATTAGAAATTGATATCACCTCTCGCACTCATCAAGATATTTATGCAACATTAGGGGTTCCTGAATTATGGAGGTTTGAATCAGGAAAGTTAGAGATTAATGTCTTAGATAAGGGCAGTTATCAACAAGTTGAATTTAGTCCTACTTTTCCCAATTTAGCTATCAGAGAAATAATCCCACAATATTTAAAACAAGTGAAAATAGAGGGACGCAATAAAACAATGAAAGCCTTTAGAAACTGGCTCAAGGAAGAATTAATAAAGCTCTGA
- a CDS encoding TIGR04376 family protein: protein MSVFDDFSQFLETRLEEFLRNNPHLELQALLEQLREQEQEAIKLILDKEGQKKRLESEILALAEEIQTWHKRIAKAKAANRLDLAQAAQEREAALLRQGNQLWGQMEGAKQQIAQTQTLLTQIRQRKQEVQTQGTQTKTSQASTNWDTTGWNQGMNYQTYRKAGDPLEAEFQRWELDDELEQLKRDL, encoded by the coding sequence ATGAGCGTATTTGATGATTTTAGTCAATTTCTAGAAACCAGACTCGAAGAATTTCTTCGCAATAATCCCCATCTGGAGTTACAAGCACTCTTAGAACAACTCAGAGAGCAGGAACAAGAGGCCATTAAACTCATTTTAGACAAAGAAGGGCAAAAAAAACGCCTAGAAAGTGAAATTCTGGCCTTAGCTGAGGAGATTCAAACCTGGCATAAAAGAATTGCTAAGGCCAAAGCTGCTAACCGCTTAGATTTAGCCCAGGCAGCCCAAGAGAGAGAAGCAGCATTGTTACGTCAGGGAAATCAACTTTGGGGACAGATGGAAGGGGCTAAACAGCAAATTGCCCAAACCCAAACCCTATTAACTCAAATTAGACAACGGAAACAAGAAGTTCAAACCCAAGGGACACAAACAAAAACCAGCCAAGCTAGCACAAATTGGGATACGACTGGTTGGAATCAGGGGATGAATTATCAAACTTATCGTAAAGCGGGTGATCCCTTAGAAGCTGAATTTCAACGGTGGGAATTAGATGATGAATTAGAACAATTAAAACGGGATTTATAA
- a CDS encoding SH3 domain-containing protein → MKTKKTITELLTIVLSSVIVFSLPITMSSQVLAQTNIDSAILRSNDPNSRINLRSGPSISTKNLGYGLPGDQVTLLEFAVGSDQGPRVPWIKVKFVKSGAIGWIRGDFVKTDITILTATDPKSPINLRSGPSISANNVGYGLSGDRVIVLGCETGPDTANRTPWIKVQFVKSKATGWIRGDFVVVPLTFC, encoded by the coding sequence ATGAAAACGAAGAAAACAATTACGGAATTGTTGACAATTGTGTTAAGTTCAGTCATCGTTTTTTCTCTACCCATAACGATGAGTTCTCAGGTCTTAGCTCAGACTAACATTGATAGTGCCATTCTCAGATCTAATGATCCCAATTCCCGCATTAATTTACGTTCTGGCCCCAGCATTTCTACCAAGAATTTAGGTTATGGTTTACCTGGAGATCAAGTTACCCTGTTAGAGTTTGCTGTTGGATCTGATCAAGGGCCGCGGGTTCCTTGGATTAAAGTTAAATTTGTGAAATCAGGGGCTATTGGTTGGATAAGGGGCGATTTTGTGAAAACAGATATCACAATTTTAACCGCTACTGATCCCAAGTCTCCCATTAACTTACGGTCAGGGCCTAGTATTTCTGCCAATAATGTAGGCTATGGGTTATCAGGCGATCGCGTTATCGTTTTAGGGTGTGAAACCGGGCCTGATACCGCCAACCGAACCCCTTGGATCAAAGTTCAATTTGTTAAGTCTAAAGCAACAGGTTGGATCAGAGGTGACTTTGTAGTGGTTCCCTTAACCTTTTGTTAA
- a CDS encoding adenosine deaminase codes for MALYADLHRHLGGSVVPRVLWRYFKRHNEEMAQRFPKYLGFEEFYTRKRNTLDEYLELHTLVESVQTEDTLPYFIYRLIRGAYIFENLAYLELRYTPYLRTPEHLDQSQRIEAMTNIVEIVGKASQVSEYPIIISQILCTHSRLPYEVNKAIVDLAADRKDYVCAIDVAGGDSHYRERLEEFIGLYKYARSLGLKTTGHLYETPDGCYPELLPYLMRIGHGIQIPLKYPELLPEIAQAKQCLEVCPTTYLKTGTLEDLSALKVVFDRCFEAGVDIAICTDNAGLHNVRLPFEYENLLTKDVIDFHQLQACQDAAFRHAFAWPYKEPPASLLMGLLKDNSPEEALLSV; via the coding sequence GTGGCACTATATGCGGACTTACATCGCCATTTAGGGGGATCTGTGGTTCCCCGCGTTCTCTGGCGGTATTTTAAGCGTCATAACGAAGAAATGGCGCAACGGTTCCCCAAATATCTTGGGTTTGAGGAATTTTACACCCGCAAACGGAACACCCTAGATGAGTATTTAGAATTACACACCTTAGTGGAAAGTGTGCAAACGGAAGACACCCTTCCCTATTTCATTTATCGCTTAATTCGAGGGGCCTATATTTTCGAGAATTTGGCCTATTTAGAATTGCGTTATACTCCCTATCTTCGCACCCCAGAACACCTCGATCAATCCCAAAGAATTGAGGCCATGACTAATATTGTTGAAATTGTGGGAAAAGCGAGTCAAGTCTCAGAATATCCGATCATTATTAGTCAAATTCTTTGTACTCATTCCCGTTTACCCTATGAAGTAAATAAGGCAATTGTAGACTTAGCTGCTGATAGGAAAGACTATGTTTGCGCCATTGATGTTGCGGGGGGTGACTCCCATTATCGGGAACGGTTAGAGGAGTTTATTGGTCTGTATAAATACGCGCGATCGCTCGGACTAAAAACAACGGGCCATCTCTATGAAACCCCTGATGGTTGCTATCCTGAATTACTCCCCTATTTAATGCGAATTGGTCACGGCATTCAAATTCCTTTGAAATATCCTGAACTATTGCCAGAAATTGCCCAAGCTAAACAGTGTTTAGAAGTTTGCCCGACCACTTATTTGAAGACAGGAACTTTAGAGGATTTATCAGCATTAAAAGTGGTTTTTGATCGCTGTTTTGAGGCAGGGGTTGATATTGCAATTTGTACCGATAATGCGGGGTTACATAATGTCCGTTTACCCTTTGAATACGAAAACCTTTTGACCAAAGATGTGATTGATTTTCATCAGTTACAAGCTTGTCAGGATGCGGCATTTCGCCATGCGTTTGCTTGGCCTTATAAAGAACCACCTGCTTCTTTATTAATGGGATTACTTAAAGATAATTCCCCTGAAGAAGCATTATTATCTGTGTAA